The Scleropages formosus chromosome 3, fSclFor1.1, whole genome shotgun sequence genome contains the following window.
aactcactcaccttgcctacctccttggcaaAGAGTCTGGGAATAACGATTGACGtgagtttttctttctctcagcacatcgaagccacaacccggtcctgcagatacaacctgcataatatccacaggatctgtccttacttCACAACTgattctgcccaactacttgtccaggccatggtgacatcctgtctggactactgcagctctctcttgtGCAGCCTTCCCACTActtccatcaaacctctgcagctaatacagaatgctgctccacgagttgtgtttgacttccCAAAGCGtgcccatgtatctcctctgcttgtttttctgcactggcttcctatagcttccCGGATCAAACTTAAGACACTGGATACTGCctaaaatgcatcaatagaactgctcctagctctttacaagacttgatcaaccactacatcCCAACTAGAccgcttcgctcatctacttctgctcgtttggtggacctgcgcacgaaaggtaaggcacaaaggttctcggttctagctccgttgtggtggagcgacctccccctctcactcagaactgctgaaactctgtctacattcaagaagggtctgaaaactcaccttttatggactcacttcacccatgatctctcaagtgtatctagcagtgtaagtcaccttggtgaataaggtgtgtgggctagtaacactacatagtatgcactgtaagtcgctttggagaaaagcgtctgctaagtgaataaatgtaaatgtagctgatGGTTCATGGTACCCTGGCTGAGACTAGCAAATCCTTGATATTTATCTGGACATACAACATCTGCAGTCATTAACATGCACTTCTCTCTTACTTCTCCATCACAAAAGGGTTCTAATGCCAACATTTGTCATGAACTGTCAGTTTACCTCAACTGCCCTTCATTCACAAGTAAAATGCTGATTCCCTGTGTAAATCAGGAATTTGGTGGTATGATGGTATAATAGCTGGATTTACTTACTGTATAACTTCACCCAGGCAGATTCAATCATtgattttgtgatttttgcTCTTAGTGCCCTATTAGTGCTACTCCATGTAGTGCATAATTACGGCAGTTATTCACAGCCAAACACCCACTCAGTTATTATGTGGGCTCTGTAAATAGTTTGTTGCTGTATGCTTGACACCCCTGATCTACAACTTGCTCTTTTTCTGTTGGCTGCTTTTCCAGCTTCCTTcactcttttgaaaaacttaGTGATGTTTCAATAGctagcctttttttttgtaaattacttCATAGCACTAAAGGCCCTCACTTTAGTACGTTTTCATAGGGATAATACTCAAGGCAATGCCTACTATTAGCTATCGCTGTGACTTGGCACATTGGAGGAATCTttggtgtggagtttgaataGCAGTTGGTATGCTTGccatatttttctaaaaaaaattaatactatACACTTCTCAAAGAAGCTTTATTTCCAGAAGCTCACAAGTCAAGGAACAACTGTATTTATTGTAGCAACTGTAGACCCTGAAGCACACTATTTTGCAGCAAAGGCCAATAGCATCTGTCAGACCAGTAGAATAAGAGAAATATTCTGGGCAAGGTAGGTAGGCTGGCAGAGTTATGGGGGAAAGGGATGAAACAATACCTCCTGTTCAGCATCCTGAAGGAGTCAAAAGCAGATTTTAAAACTATAACACTCACTGGTTTCCAAGAAAACTAACTTGTAAAACTTGGACCCACATTGCTGCATAGTTCAAAAGTGGTGGGCTTCTTGGTTAAACTGCTTATACGTTACATTAAAAGCAGCTAAGCATCCTCTGACACAAGACAAGTTTTCAATGTGACAGTAAGTTTTTTCCATACAGTAACCACACGGACGCTATTCAAATTAGGACAATATATCATGCAAAGTAAACGCAAATAAACTTTGACTAGGAGGAAAACATGAAACCCTGCAATGCTGCTTTCACAAAGGATAATATTCTTAAACTACAAGGCCTGCTCTAACTGCTACTAGAGCCGCTTTGTTTTCCCCTATCATAACACCCCCGCTCCACCCCATAACTGAGCACAAGTGAACAACTAAACACTGTCCTCTTTATTTCCGGTAGGGAAACTTTCCTGCGCATGCGCACTTGACGCTGCTCGCTCCCGCTCCTTAATGCGCATGCGCTCTCTCACTTCCTGGATGCCTTAACAGCCCGGAGCCGAAGGCTATCGGAGTGAATTCGTGTCGACTGTCCAGAGTCCGCGAATTCAGATCCGCCTGAACCGCATACGAGCCCTGAACGGAGGACGCCACATTCAAGGTTTATCGCCGCAGGTGAATGGAGCGGCGCAGACAGAGGCGAGCTGTGGTAGAGGCCTTGCTTCGTTCGTTCTCTGTCGTCCGTGCCCGGCCTCAGTTGTGCGGCACAGTCTTTCTGGCCGCGGATGCCGTGCGTGCGCGAGGCGCGTTGCTCGGTCAGTCGCTGGCGTATCGATCGGAGGTGCTACGTCGCTACGACGCGACGCTGCCTGGGATAGGGCCTCGTGTGACTGTCTAGTTCTAGTTGCACTGCCGTCCCGAAAACCGGTTGGGCCGCCTAGTTTCTGTAGTGTAGTAAAAGTAGATCTGCTGCTCACTTCCGCCTGTTGTTGTGGGAGATCGAATGAAGTTCCTGCCAGGAGTCCTggcttatttattttcattcattcatcagctGAGCTCACAGTGATAAGTCACTGTGTTAGATTAACTTTACAGCGATTCACCCAAgttggggcagctggcagtgacTTAATATGGATTTGTTGGTGCAGCAGTTTGTAAACCTAACTCATAATACAGTTAGTGCCAAGTTGGAATGCTCATCGCAATGCTTTGTTTGTCatacctttttaaatgtacagctgAAGGAAATCTTAAAAAAGACTTGGCCATGTCTCTACATCAGTTCCTTTTGGAGCCCATCACCTGTCATGCTTGGAACCGTGACAGAACTCGTAAGTAAAACAGGACTGCTTCCACTAATCTTGCATCATTTTGGAGTCTGCCATTGTTTCTTTTTAGGGTTCGGTAggattacatatttatttgttatttcttaTCCAGAAATAGCCATAAGTCCCAACAATCATGAAGTCCATATCTACAAGAAGAATGGCAACCAATGGGTGAAAACCCATGAATTGAAGGAGCACAATGGACACATCACAGGTAccaattatattatattgttacAATAATATCAAGTAAGGTAATACTTGGAATTCAGGGCtaggatacatttacatttatttatttagcagatgcttttctccaaagcgactcccagtgaacactatgtagtgttatcagttcacacaccttattcaccaaggtgacttgcactgctagatgcactacttgcaatgggtcactcatccatacaacagtggaacacattctctctcactcacactatgggtgaacctgaacagcatgtctttggactgtgggaggaaacccatgcagacatggggagaacatgcaaactccgcacagcctgagcagggatcgaacccatgtcctctcgcaccacccagacactgtgaggcagcagcgctactcgctgtgccaccatgccgcaaAGGACATTTAACTTGTCCTTTTAGATGTTCTGTATTTGCATGATCAAACCATTTGGCCTTTTGCATATGCTGCACTGTAGTTTTGTGCTATGTCAGCTTTTTGGATGGGAAGAAGTGTATGCTGTAGGTGCTTACTGTCACACCTGTTCTTGatgtaatgtttaatttgttGTGTCAAGTCACCTCATTACATGAATTCCCATTGTGAAGGGGTCAAATTTCCATTATTTAAGGAAAAGAGAATGGTTGTTTCCTGGATGGAAAACTCTCACTCGTTCACCATAGTGACTTGCCCAAGTTTGCTGTGCTGTGTAAAATTACTGACAAACTTTTCATCCCTGTTTGTGCTGAAGTAGCCTTGAGCACTTGGAATTTTTACAATCTGTTGTAAAAATTtccctcctgtataaatgggtatatcatTGTAAggacattaatattaaaagttgctttgaagaagcGTTAtctagtttaatttaaaaaatggtaatGGCAATAATATGGTTTCTTATCAGGTGATATATTTAACAAATCACAGCTATAATTTGGTGAGACTTTCTGTGATAGGGAATGGGAAGTGTATACCTAATACTTGGTTTTGTTGGCAGTGAAAGGAATGCCACttgtggaaataaaattatgtaaCTGGGAAGAAATGccttaataatgaaaaataaagctgcTGTGTTAAGTTTATCATTTTCATATGTTGTAGAGAGTTTCTGTCATGCAGGGTTCTGTTGTATGATGTGTGGCCAGTTGTGGGGTGGAAGCAGCCACATGGGTGGGATTTAAAGCACCGGACAGCAGGTTCGTCTAGTGAAAGAGGCTTGATTCCATaacaaaaaagccaaaaagaACAAGCCGAGATGAGAGCGTAGCCCTTTTCAACTGGAAGAGAAACAAGAACAAAGGAACACACCAGACTGAGCAAACAAAGCCATGCAGGGACCAACTCAGGCACTCACTGCCCAGAACCAGTCAGTCAACAGTCTTGAGACCAGCTGCTGCTAAAGTCCTTGTTAATGATTGTAAAAGTGGCAGCAGCTGGTTCTCCTCATTCTGTTAGTGCAGTGGGGAGCCCTTGGGAGATATACAGAGAAAATCTTAaccctttttgtcttttttccccctcacatTTCATAGCATTTGTGCGAGGGTTAGGGtgatgtaaaataataaatgcatgaatatcAGAAACAAATCTGAGATCCCATTGTCTTTCTTCTTTGGTTTTTGCATTAATACTGCTTTTCAGGCATCGACTGGGCACCCAAAAGTGACCGTATCGTGACCTGCGGTGCTGACCGCAACGCCTACGTGTGGAGCCAGAAGGATGGGGTATGGAAACCCACCTTGGTCATCCTGCGGATCAACCGCGCCGCCACATTTGTGAAGTGGTCCCCCCTGGAGAACAAGTTTGCAGTGGGCAGTGGAGCCCGCCTCATTTCTGTCTGTTACTTTGAGTCTGAGAACGACTGGTGAGTTTCCACATGTACAGCTCAGTATTTCGGAGCACTTGTCTGACCATGAAATTCCTATCCTAGCACTGTGTAATAACTGCCTAATTGTCCAGAAATAGGAAAAGACGTcagaatttctttattttcctgtcTTACTGTGacaatttttaaagtatttaagtttggataatttttaataacatgaaATTGTTTCTTTATAATTGGTTAGGACATTGCCTTGTCATTTCtatggagttttttttctcccaccccccccccccccccccccccttactaCTTTCAGGTTAAATAGCATAATTTCAGAGCAAACTTAACATGTTTCTGTAGGCCAATGTAGAACCTGCAGCTATAACGATGATTTTCTGCATGATTTTGTGATCTCTCTGTCCTGTTGGAATGATGATGTGCTAATAATTAGTGCAAATGTAATCCAGGCATGTCTGAAAGGGTGTGGAAATCATTCATATTCTTCCTCTCCATGTAGCAgcaaaatgtgtgtttcctttCTTGATTTACAATCTCCGTTGCTTTTTGAAGGTGGGTTAGCAAGCACATCAAGAAGCCCATTCGCTCTACAGTCCTGAGCttagactggcatcccaacaATGTTCTTCTGGCAGCTGGGTCCTGTGACTTCAAATGCAGGTAGGAGTGGTGAGGCACATACCACACATTGCTACACCAATCAAAACTGCTACGTGACCTGTATTCCCAGAAGCCTAGCCTGTAAGCGGTCATATTCAGAGCATGACCCAAGCTGAGGTTGTTGAAGAacttgtgttttctccaaagggtgTTCTCGGCCTACATCAAAGAGGTGGACGAAAAGCCGGCGCCAACCCCATGGGGCTCCAAGATGCCTTTCGGCCAAGTTATGGCCGAGTTTGGGGGCGCCAGTGGCGGGGGCTGGGTGCACAGTGTCTGCTTCTCTGCCAGTGGAAACCGTCTGGCGTGGGTGGGCCACGACAGCACCGTGACAGTGGCTGACCCCACCCACGGGTCCATGTAAGTAACATGGCTTTTGTACATGGTCACCCTGTGTTTTTGCCTCATCAGCCCTGTGGTTAAAGCTCTTGGGGGTATATTCATTGAACACTGcagtattttaatataaatgttaatgttccaGTGTGCTCTTGTGTATGTCTCAGTTAATTGATTGCCTTGACTGATGTGTGAACTTTAATGTTTTAGACCTTCTCAGCTGAAGACAGAGTTCCTTGCTCTTCTGAGTGTCCTATTCGTGTCGGAGAACAGCGTTGTGGCCGCAGTAAGATCCTCGCCATTTAAGCCTGTTGTAAGACAAGGTGTTTGCATTTGCATGGTGCAGCGTGGTCCTCTTTCTTTTGGATTAACTTGGACTGTAGACTTTCTACGTGTTTTTCAGAGTTTCTTTGTCATGTCCCTTAGTTCCTTTGCAGAGACCCATTAGATGTGCCTGATGTCTTGTCTTTAGCTGATATATTCCTGTTTTACACCctattttattcttttgttaaaTGGGTGTCTAATAATGAATGGTATACTTTCTTCAGGCTCTGTGGTGTGTCTTTCACTGAGCAAGAGCTATGAATCAAAAAAGGAACATTGTTCTTTGCCCTGACCCTCTCTTTAACTTCCTTTGTAATGCCACTGAGGAAGGGATCTTGTATTGCCTTAGGTGCCACTGGCACTGAGCTTCTCACAAAACCTTCTGTCtcaccccctctccccccactcaattttttttttggtgcatcTACTGTGCATTTTGCCATACTGTTCTTCAGCTGTGAACTGCTTTCTCGTGCTATTTCTTCTGCTGTatcgttttttttaaaaaatttcttaatACTCAATCTCAGTGACTGCTTCCCTAATTTTGAGAATAATTTTTAGTTAATCACAGCTCTGCTGCTCAGAAGAAAATATATTCTCTCTTATCTAACCAAAAGTCAAAATTGTCAGAGAAGCCTGATATTATATGCAAGCACATTTTGGTCagttaatatataattttttggtCTGGGTgcatgaagaaattaaatgaaatcctCAGTTTTCCTTGTAGACAAAGTAAGTAACTGCTTGAAATATTGTTGGGAACAAAAGAGCCATTTGAACTCAGTTCAGTAAAGCTTCAGTagaattcttttaaatttaagaaattcaaacttttaaaggtatttttttggttttctacCACATCCACTACAGGGTCATGACTGCTGCCCAATGCTATTTAACTATGATGACAATGGGACACTGACCTTCCTATCCAAGCTTGACATTCCAAAGCAAAGCATCCAACGCAATATCTCTGCTATGGAGCGCTTTCGTAACATGGACAAGAGGGCCACCACAGAGGACCGCAACAACGTCTTGGAGACGCTGCACCAGAACAGCATCACGTAAGCGGGCATCCTGCCACATGTGGGATATCTGTAAGGCACCGTGCTGATAGGAGAAATATATTGCTgtgttgttttggaaaagaatCTGTCCCAGCCCTTGCTAAAGAGCTCTTTTTGTCTCCTTTATGAGTGGAGCCTTGCATGAAACAAATCCTAATGGTGATATGCAGTAGTTTTAGACTTTAGTGGAGTCTGCTTGTGGTACGATGGTACCTCTTGTTTCCACCCAAACTGTTCCTAGTTAATCAGTATGAATACATTCCCATGCAACAGGTTACATCTGCAAAGTATAATAGCAGGATGTTGTCAGTGGGATAAAATGTCTAATTATGATGTAGTGGCCTTCTCTTCCAAGCTGCTAGTGGCATGGAACCCAAaagctgtttacatttaatgCTATGCTTTTCAAAATTTGCACAGTAATTGAAGTCCCTGGGTtataatatggaaaaaatggaCAATTCCTTATTGAATTGGCACTAAAAAATGGAAGCAGTCTTCCGTTCATCACTTTCCTAGCATTAGGGAGTAACAATGTATGAATTCAGACTAATTGGTATTTTTGACATCTTATGATAAAGCAGTTTgtcaaaaatattgaaaacagGCTCTCCTGTTGGTTCAATGGGTTGCATGTTCTGTAACAGTTGACAACTGTATGCATTGTAAAGTAACTTCAGTTTTTAGAAGCACTGAGTTACAATTTGCTTTTTTgaatataaaattacatttccttccacagccaaGTATCAATATATGAAGGAGACAAAAGAGATTGTCGTAAATTCTGCACTACAGGAATAGATGGAGCAATGACCATATGGGATTTTAAGGTGAGCAGTATTTGCTGTTTTAATGCTACTTACATTTTGATttgaactgtaatttttttttatttatttaaatctggAAATGGCTTTCACAAAACCAAATCTGGAAGGGGCTGATGCAGTTTgaaaatgctgtctgtttttctttctgctttcagCTATAAATGCACTAATGTACTGTATTCTCCCACAGACCCTAGAGACTTCCATCCAAGGCCTTCGGATCATGTAAAGTGTCATAGTTAAGTAATGTGACTCTGGTCACAAATATGGATTCTGCCAAGGTGGCTGCTGTTCACTTCAGAAAGTccaacaatgtttaaaaaaaatactaaaattaaaaaaagttgagGAAAAGCACTGAAGGCGCAAAACGTGTCATGTCATTACATCACTGTTTACTTACAGATCGTAAAAGGTGACCGAGAGGATTTGAGGATCTAAAttgagctgtgattttttttttttttttttttttttttttttaaagaaattctgcACCATACTTGGTACTACAGCAATTAATGATGCTACTCTGGAGGCATTCTAGGACAGTAATTTAAAAGAATGTTATGTAAATggtctgcaaaaaataaaaggagTATGTGTTATCCtgctgttgtgctttttttttttgttctgtatgtTTGCATGGAAGAGACATTTATATTAACTGTGGATGAACTATGGATAAAGTAATATGAGAGATAATATGCATACAAAATTTAGAAATTTAGTTACAgggttggatttttttttaggaagAACTATAACCaatgtggggtgcggtggcgcagtgggttggaccgcagtcctgctctcccgtgggtctggggttcgagtcccgcttggggtgccttgcgatggactggcgtcccatcctgggtgtgtcccctccccctctggccttacgccctgtgttaccgggtaggctccggttccccgtgaccccgtatgggacaagcagttctgaaaatgtgtgtgtgtgtgtgtgtgtgtgtgtgtgtgtgtgtgtgtgtgtataaccaatgtgtcagttttgtttggaaatcatccaaaaaattgtttcattgaCCACTTTGGATAATTAACCTAGTAGAAATTCTTAAAAGTGAGGGTTTTGTTTCAGTAGTGAATAAGTTTGTGAAGCCCTAGATTTGCCCTGGTCCTGTTGAATACATGAAGGTGGCCCTGCAGCATCTTGATAATTTAGCTGTTGCCACCTAAGGAGACaagattattctttttttagatGTTAGAAGAAAAAGAAGTGGCTTCATCAAATTATAATTCTAAAAAGTTTGATATGTTTGTGGTGCTTTTCATCTGATTTaccaaaatacatttcaaggGTAATTTTGTCTCACAAACAGAAAAGTTAATTGCTATGTGAAAGAAACAATTTTCTGCCCTTGACAAAAGTAAACTTGTTTTGCTATTTGGCTAGACATCTGCCTGCACAGGGCTGCACACCAAGCCACACCCTTTTGTGGAAACACATCTTTTACAGCTACTTTCTGCCCTGACATTACAGCTGTTCTGCGCAGCACTTGGACTTCATTTTGCGGTTCTTCCAAGTTTGTAGGGTTGTGATTTTCAAGGCACTCAACAGGAACCAGGCTTCCACGTTGGCTGTCAAGATGCTCTGGGCAGACGAGTCGTGGGCCGCCCTCTCAGGCACTGGGCCGCCCACACCAGGAAGTGCTTACATGTCTGGCAAGAGAGGAAGCAGCAGAGCAACTTTTGAGAGCAACTCTGCTGACTTGGGTTCATTCAGAGCTCCGCCACTGTTTGTGTTGACTGCTCAGAGTCCACGAACCGTGGTGTCTTGCTTACATCTGGTGAAGATTTCTTCAACCTTTCCCCCGTCATAACGGTAAGTGGGAGATTTCCTACCAGATTCTGGATGCAAGTGCTGAAGTGCAGCTTTACTCTCATATACTGTACGCTTGCCTCATGAGCACTGAGGAGCACCTGAAGAGTGAAGCTTCTCCTTTGATTCTTGCTGGTATCGGCTACTTTCTTCCCACTTCCACATACTTTAACATTAGAGCAGATGCCTTTGGTAGAATTTGAAATGTGACACTTTATCAAAAAATTATTGAGCTCAATTCTCTCAGTGGCTTCTGGTACTTTTCTTCTTCAGTGCAATCAATGGCAGCAGGATGTGGCCTGTGAGTTATAAAAGCAGCTGCCACTTGCTCTGCGGAAATAATGTACCTCTCTGAGTCACGCTCGAGGCTCTGCCGGAAATGTAGCAGAAAAAGGGGCAGACAGGTTGTGTGTGAGCTGCATGCATGGTTTGTGGTGGACTGatcacagatgcacacacactagAGTGCAACGATGCAGCAGAGTGTTACCCTTACCCTGAAATGCACTGCCATCTTGCAGCAGCCATCGTTCTGTAATTGCCCACATGTCGCATTCCAGTTCTCTCTGGTTCTAATTAACCAGATGAGGAAAAACAAGGATCCCTCCGGCATGACCTTTTTTGCTGTCTATACCAGGAAACTGGTAATGCGCCCAGTTTTAAACCTTGAAGTTCTCTCCTTTGACTGGTGCCCTGACTGAAGTGGTTttacaaatg
Protein-coding sequences here:
- the arpc1a gene encoding actin-related protein 2/3 complex subunit 1A, whose amino-acid sequence is MSLHQFLLEPITCHAWNRDRTQIAISPNNHEVHIYKKNGNQWVKTHELKEHNGHITGIDWAPKSDRIVTCGADRNAYVWSQKDGVWKPTLVILRINRAATFVKWSPLENKFAVGSGARLISVCYFESENDWWVSKHIKKPIRSTVLSLDWHPNNVLLAAGSCDFKCRVFSAYIKEVDEKPAPTPWGSKMPFGQVMAEFGGASGGGWVHSVCFSASGNRLAWVGHDSTVTVADPTHGSIPSQLKTEFLALLSVLFVSENSVVAAGHDCCPMLFNYDDNGTLTFLSKLDIPKQSIQRNISAMERFRNMDKRATTEDRNNVLETLHQNSITQVSIYEGDKRDCRKFCTTGIDGAMTIWDFKTLETSIQGLRIM